A window of the Lactuca sativa cultivar Salinas chromosome 5, Lsat_Salinas_v11, whole genome shotgun sequence genome harbors these coding sequences:
- the LOC111898338 gene encoding phospholipid-transporting ATPase 1: MNLDDSQIVNDNSQQQSPNTSSQGEIHSKSWSANSVQELSFVNLGSKRLSHGSRGGASDPEGFSVSHREINVEDARLVYVNDALKTNERFEFAGNSIRTAKYSVFSFLPRNLFEQFHRVAYIYFLIIAILNQLPQLAVFGRGASILPLSIVLLVTAIKDAYEDWRRHRSDRIENNRMSSVLVNDRFEQKKCKDIQVGEIIKFSADDTIPSDIVLLSTSDPTGVAYIQTINLDGESNLKTRYAKQETLSRTPEKDRINGVIKCEKPNRNIYGFHATMEIDGKHLSLGPSNIVLRGCVLKNTNWAIGVVVYAGRETKAMLNSSGAPSKRSRLETRMNREIILLSIFLVALCTAVSICAGVWLIRYENDLEILQFYRLKDYSEPQVKNYNYSGLGVEVFFTFLMSVIVFQIMIPISLYISMELVRVGQAYFMIRDDKMYDESSNSRFQCRALNINEDLGQIKYVFSDKTGTLTENKMEFKHASIFGVDYSGEKTDSDGYFIQVNEQIWRPKMKVKVDMKLLELSKIGNNVKGSDSISKRIHDFFLSLAACNTIVPIVVDTSDPTEKLVDYQGESPDEQALVYAAAAYGFMLMERTSGHIVIDIQGERQRFNVLGMHEFDSDRKRMSVILGYPNGTVKVIVKGADTSMFTIIDNSFSLDITRATESHLQAYSSIGLRTLVVGIRELSVPEFQHWQSAYETASTAVNGRVALLRKVAVNLENNLEIVGASAIEDRLQTGVPEAIESLRKADIKVWVLTGDKQETAISIGYSSRLLTSNMSQIVINCNSKISCGKSLEDGLITCRNFVVSDDLTSIALVIDGTSLVYILDTELEEKLFQLASNCAVVVCCRVAPLQKAGIVALIKNRTDDMTLAIGDGANDVSMIQMADVGIGISGQEGRQAVMASDFAMGQFRFLVPLLLVHGHWNYQRMGYMILYNFYRNAVFVLVLFWYVLFTGFTLTTAITEWSSVLYSVLYTSLPTIVIAILDKDLSRRSLLKYPQLYGAGQRHERYNARLFWLTIADTFWQSIVVFYVPLFAYWKTDIDGSSVGDLWTLAVVFLVNIHLGMDVIRWSWVSHVSIWGSIFVTCVCVIAIDVIPVLPGYWAIFDLASKGSFWICLLGIQIAAIVPRFGIKMFMQHCNPSDIQIAREAEKFGNLIESTNQEIEMNTTRR, from the exons ATGAATTTAGATGATTCCCAGATTGTTAATGATAACTCCCAACAGCAATCACCAAATACTTCTTCCCAAGGGGAGATTCATTCCAAAAGTTGGAGTGCCAACTCAGTCCAAGAACTCAGCTTTGTCAATCTGGGATCAAAGAGACTGTCGCATGGATCTCGAGGAGGTGCTTCTGATCCCGAAGGGTTTAGCGTGTCCCATAGAGAGATTAACGTTGAGGATGCCAGGTTAGTCTATGTAAACGATGCCTTAAAGACAAACGAAAGGTTTGAATTTGCTGGAAATTCTATCAGAACAGCCAAATATTCCGTTTTTAGCTTCTTACCTAGAAACCTATTTGAGCAATTCCATAGAGTCGCCTACATATATTTCCTTATTATCGCCATTCTCAATCAGCTTCCTCAGCTTGCTGTTTTTGGGCGAGGTGCCTCCATCTTGCCATTATCAATCGTACTGTTAGTTACAGCCATTAAAGATGCTTATGAAGACTGGAGGCGACACAGATCAGATCGAATCGAAAACAATCGAATGTCATCTGTTTTGGTAAACGATAGATTTGAACAGAAAAAATGTAAAGACATTCAAGTAGGCGAGATCATTAAATTTTCAGCAGATGACACCATTCCTTCTGACATCGTTCTTCTCTCCACTAGTGACCCTACTGGGGTTGCTTACATCCAGACCATAAATCTAGATGGCGAATCAAATCTAAAGACACGATATGCAAAACAAGAAACCCTTTCAAGAACCCCTGAAAAAGACAGGATCAATGGTGTAATCAAGTGTGAGAAGCCTAATAGAAACATCTATGGCTTCCATGCCACCATGGAGATTGATGGGAAGCATCTTTCACTTGGCCCTTCAAATATTGTTCTTCGTGGGTGTGTGTTAAAGAACACTAATTGGGCTATTGGAGTAGTTGTATATGCAGGAAGGGAGACAAAAGCCATGCTTAATAGCTCAGGAGCTCCTTCAAAAAGAAGCCGATTGGAAACCCGTATGAATCGTGAGATCATCTTGTTGTCTATCTTTCTTGTTGCTTTATGCACAGCTGTCTCAATCTGTGCTGGTGTTTGGTTGATCCGATATGAAAATGATCTTGAAATCTTACAGTTTTATAGACTAAAAGACTACTCTGAACCACAAGTGAAGAACTACAACTATTCTGGTTTAGGTGTGGAGGTGTTCTTCACTTTTCTTATGTCAGTGATTGTGTTCCAGATTATGATACCGATTTCACTGTATATTTCCATGGAGCTTGTGCGTGTTGGTCAGGCTTATTTCATGATCCGAGATGATAAGATGTATGATGAATCATCAAACTCTAGGTTTCAATGTCGAGCTTTGAATATAAATGAGGATTTAGGACAAATAAAGTATGTATTCTCTGACAAAACGGGTACTTTAACTGAAAACAAGATGGAATTTAAGCATGCAAGCATTTTCGGTGTAGATTATAGTGGGGAGAAAACAGATTCTGATGGATACTTCATTCAAG TAAACGAGCAGATTTGGAGGCCAAAAATGAAGGTAAAAGTGGACATGAAGCTACTTGAGTTATCAAAAATTGGAAATAATGTAAAGGGTAGCGATAGCATTAGCAAACGGATTCATGATTTCTTCCTTTCATTGGCTGCTTGTAATACAATTGTCCCCATTGTTGTCGACACATCTGATCCTACTGAAAAGTTGGTAGATTATCAAGGGGAATCTCCAGATGAACAAGCACTTGTTTATGCTGCAGCTGCTTATGGTTTTATGCTTATGGAACGAACCTCTGGCCACATAGTTATCGATATTCAAGGAGAAAGACAAAG ATTCAATGTTCTTGGAATGCACGAATTCGATAGTGACCGAAAGAGGATGTCAGTGATATTAGGTTACCCTAATGGAACTGTAAAAGTCATTGTTAAAGGAGCAGACACTTCCATGTTTACAATCATTGATAATTCCTTTAGCTTGGATATAACAAGAGCCACTGAATCCCATCTCCAGGCGTATTCCTCAATCGGATTACGTACCCTTGTTGTTGGAATTCGGGAACTCAGTGTTCCCGAATTCCAACACTGGCAGTCTGCTTACGAGACTGCCAGTACTGCTGTAAATGGTAGAGTGGCCTTGCTTAGAAAAGTTGCGGTCAATTTAGAAAACAATCTTGAGATTGTTGGGGCGTCTGCAATCGAAGATCGATTGCAGACAGGTGTCCCGGAAGCAATCGAGTCTTTAAGGAAAGCAGATATTAAAGTTTGGGTTTTAACAGGCGATAAACAAGAAACAGCTATTTCGATTGGATACTCTTCTAGGCTTCTAACAAGTAACATGAGCCAAATAGTGATTAATTGTAACTCTAAAATTTCATGTGGGAAGAGTTTGGAAGATGGATTGATTACATGTAGGAATTTTGTAGTGTCGGATGATTTGACTTCTATTGCTTTGGTTATTGATGgaacgagtcttgtgtatattcTTGATACTGAGCTTGAAGAAAAG TTATTCCAATTAGCGAGTAATTGTGCAGTGGTAGTATGTTGTCGAGTGGCTCCATTGCAAAAAGCTGGGATTGTTGCATTGATAAAGAATAGGACAGATGACATGACCCTTGCCATTGGTGATG GTGCTAATGATGTTTCAATGATCCAAATGGCTGATGTCGGAATCGGAATCAGTGGGCAAGAGGGGCGTCAAGCTGTAATGGCATCAGATTTTGCCATGGGCCAATTCCGGTTTCTTGTTCCTCTTTTGTTGGTTCATGGACATTGGAATTACCAACGAATGGGTTACATGATACTCTATAATTTTTACAGAAATGCCGTTTTTGTCCTTGTTTTATTTTG GTATGTCCTTTTCACTGGCTTCACCCTAACAACAGCAATAACCGAATGGAGCAGTGTGTTATATTCAGTACTCTACACCTCACTCCCCACAATAGTCATTGCAATTCTAGACAAAGATCTAAGCAGAAGATctttactaaaataccctcagTTATACGGAGCAGGACAAAGGCACGAACGCTATAATGCACGATTGTTTTGGCTCACAATAGCGGATACCTTTTGGCAAAGTATAGTTGTGTTCTATGTTCCTTTGTTTGCATATTGGAAAACTGACATTGATGGATCGAGTGTTGGAGATCTTTGGACACTTGCTGTTGTGTTTTTGGTGAATATTCATTTGGGTATGGATGTTATTAGGTGGAGTTGGGTTAGCCATGTGTCGATTTGGGGATCGATTTTTGTGACTTGTGTTTGTGTTATTGCTATTGATGTGATCCCTGTGTTGCCTGGATACTG GGCAATATTTGATCTTGCAAGCAAAGGATCATTTTGGATTTGCTTACTTGGGATTCAAATAGCAGCAATTGTTCcccgttttggtataaaaatgtTTATGCAACATTGTAATCCTTCAGACATTCAAATAGCAAGAGAAGCTGAAAAGTTTGGAAATTTAATAGAGTCAACAAATCAAGAAATAGAAATGAACACAACACGAAGATGA